A stretch of the Chroogloeocystis siderophila 5.2 s.c.1 genome encodes the following:
- a CDS encoding rhomboid family intramembrane serine protease has protein sequence MVPLRDNNPTSITPYVTYALVGANIFIFLYQITLSPQELQAFFNRAAVVPCQLSATCPVPVNQGIPEWLTLVTSQFLHGGLLHLGGNMLFLWVFGNNIEDRLGHIKFLIFYLSCGVLAALTQWYFSQNSTTPMLGASGAIAGVMGAYILRYPKAQVLTLIPIGFFITTFRIPAYFFLGFWFVQQAFYGLASLPARTNIGMEGGGVAYWAHAGGFVFGAILGPMLGLMRRD, from the coding sequence GTGGTACCACTGCGAGATAATAACCCAACATCGATCACTCCCTACGTAACGTATGCGCTAGTTGGCGCAAATATATTTATTTTTTTATATCAAATTACGCTGTCACCGCAAGAATTACAAGCGTTTTTCAATCGGGCAGCAGTCGTGCCATGTCAACTATCAGCAACCTGTCCGGTTCCTGTTAATCAAGGAATTCCCGAATGGTTGACTTTGGTGACATCACAATTTTTACACGGAGGTCTCCTGCATTTAGGAGGCAATATGTTATTTTTGTGGGTTTTTGGTAACAACATTGAAGACCGCTTAGGTCATATCAAATTTCTTATTTTCTACCTCAGTTGTGGTGTTTTAGCAGCATTAACGCAGTGGTATTTTTCGCAAAATTCTACGACTCCGATGCTAGGGGCGAGTGGGGCGATCGCCGGAGTCATGGGCGCGTATATTCTCCGCTATCCTAAAGCTCAAGTATTAACTTTAATTCCTATCGGGTTTTTCATCACGACATTCCGCATTCCTGCGTATTTCTTTTTAGGATTTTGGTTTGTCCAACAAGCATTTTACGGTTTAGCTAGCTTACCTGCACGCACTAACATAGGAATGGAAGGCGGCGGTGTTGCCTACTGGGCGCACGCTGGTGGTTTCGTATTCGGCGCAATTTTAGGTCCGATGTTGGGTTTAATGCGGCGCGATTAA
- a CDS encoding Rab family GTPase, whose amino-acid sequence MHEIKITMLGPSGVGKTTLLTAIYEQFESNIGKTNLQLTPDEESSAILQERLVELKTLLDDFEATGGIQGTEGEPEELRSFIFGLGQKGQKPSLQLHFQDYPGGYHAAKATPEKKQFVKSLLTDCVAVLIAIDAPALMEQNGKWHEFINRPQQMTDLFKTAYQDLDSPRLVIFAPVKCEKYLQSKTSAKELLQRVKEGYSKLIDLFNSANLLPKVAAVVTPVQTVGSVVFSRIDTNNSTPHFRFRKISHDAVYNPQNSEQPLRYLLRFILKLHIDTRSRNWGLFSFLRDWLGRDYHLKQAVSQFASECKTNNGFALLQGEELLKIS is encoded by the coding sequence ATGCACGAAATTAAAATTACGATGTTGGGTCCTAGTGGGGTGGGTAAAACGACTTTACTGACTGCAATTTATGAGCAATTTGAAAGTAATATTGGTAAAACGAATTTACAGCTTACTCCTGATGAAGAAAGTTCGGCAATTCTGCAAGAAAGGTTAGTGGAACTGAAGACTTTACTTGACGATTTTGAAGCAACTGGGGGAATTCAAGGAACCGAAGGCGAACCGGAAGAGTTGCGATCGTTTATCTTTGGTTTAGGGCAAAAAGGTCAAAAACCTTCTTTACAATTACATTTTCAAGATTATCCTGGTGGCTATCATGCGGCAAAAGCTACGCCAGAAAAAAAGCAATTTGTCAAGAGTTTACTGACTGATTGTGTCGCGGTTCTCATTGCAATTGATGCACCTGCGTTGATGGAACAAAATGGTAAATGGCATGAATTTATTAATCGCCCGCAGCAAATGACAGATTTATTCAAAACGGCGTATCAAGATTTAGATTCACCAAGATTAGTCATATTTGCGCCAGTAAAATGTGAAAAATATCTCCAAAGCAAAACCTCTGCTAAAGAACTTTTGCAACGCGTCAAAGAAGGATATAGCAAACTTATTGACTTATTTAACTCAGCCAATCTACTTCCTAAAGTTGCTGCGGTGGTGACTCCGGTACAAACAGTCGGTAGCGTCGTTTTTTCCAGAATTGATACGAACAATAGTACACCACATTTTCGCTTCCGTAAAATTAGCCATGATGCCGTTTATAATCCGCAAAATAGTGAACAACCATTAAGATACTTATTGCGGTTTATCTTAAAGTTGCATATCGATACGCGATCGCGTAATTGGGGACTATTCAGTTTCCTCCGCGACTGGCTAGGAAGAGATTATCACCTGAAGCAAGCTGTGAGTCAATTCGCCAGTGAATGTAAAACAAACAACGGCTTCGCCCTACTTCAAGGAGAAGAACTGTTAAAAATTAGTTAA
- a CDS encoding MFS transporter codes for MRPPGWIGIALAFYAFIAIGIAEGGLGVLLPSILTAYNLTPATVTFLFLSQVSGYMVAAFSSSLLASRIGLARMLLMASVTLTSALVIYAIAPRWHIMVAAGTFLGLGIGFIDAGLNTYIANQRNANIMGLLHAFYGVGALLGPALATTLLAFGMNWRRIYLHITAIVGVTVIGMLWAVVSNYQPMAKRVIAQDTDARASLKLALRTPAVLVAGILLLVYVGTEASLGNWAYSVQSLSRGTPEVVAGYSVTAYWLGLTIGRLIMGRFVARWGAIRTMDLAIALLTIGLIAWWLLPNQLFSLPVIGFALAPIFPATIWLMPQRVSSSMVPAAIGFITSVASLGAATIPTLIGWIADWAGLEIIPVLMVPLAVVVLGLHRWLVRYTPIKSEQT; via the coding sequence ATGCGTCCTCCAGGGTGGATCGGAATTGCGCTTGCCTTTTACGCTTTTATTGCAATTGGAATTGCAGAGGGAGGACTCGGAGTCTTATTACCCTCAATCTTGACTGCTTATAATCTTACTCCAGCGACGGTAACATTTTTATTTCTCAGTCAAGTCAGCGGTTACATGGTTGCGGCATTTTCTAGTAGTTTGCTAGCTAGCCGCATCGGATTAGCGCGGATGTTGTTGATGGCGTCAGTGACGCTAACGAGTGCGTTAGTCATTTATGCGATCGCTCCACGTTGGCATATTATGGTTGCGGCGGGAACGTTTTTAGGATTAGGAATTGGATTCATTGATGCTGGACTCAACACCTACATTGCCAATCAGCGTAACGCAAATATCATGGGCTTGTTACACGCATTCTATGGTGTTGGTGCATTACTTGGTCCTGCGTTAGCGACAACACTTCTCGCTTTCGGAATGAACTGGCGACGCATCTATTTGCACATCACTGCAATTGTCGGAGTTACTGTGATTGGGATGTTGTGGGCGGTTGTCTCTAACTATCAGCCGATGGCTAAGCGCGTTATTGCGCAGGATACCGATGCAAGAGCAAGTCTTAAACTAGCATTGAGAACACCCGCCGTCTTAGTCGCAGGGATCTTATTACTTGTTTATGTTGGTACAGAAGCCTCTTTAGGTAACTGGGCTTATAGTGTTCAAAGTTTAAGTCGCGGAACACCCGAAGTCGTTGCGGGTTACAGCGTTACTGCGTATTGGTTAGGGTTAACAATTGGACGCTTGATTATGGGGCGTTTTGTCGCGCGTTGGGGTGCAATTCGCACAATGGATTTAGCGATCGCGTTGTTGACAATCGGTTTAATTGCTTGGTGGTTGTTACCAAATCAGTTATTCAGTTTACCTGTGATTGGTTTTGCACTCGCGCCAATTTTTCCTGCAACGATTTGGTTGATGCCGCAGCGAGTTTCTTCTAGTATGGTGCCAGCGGCTATTGGGTTTATTACTAGCGTCGCCAGTTTGGGTGCGGCGACGATTCCAACACTTATTGGTTGGATTGCGGACTGGGCTGGGTTAGAAATTATTCCTGTATTGATGGTACCGCTTGCGGTTGTCGTGCTGGGGTTACACCGTTGGTTGGTTAGATATACGCCTATAAAGAGTGAACAAACCTAA
- a CDS encoding orotate phosphoribosyltransferase, with protein MSEQAIAQLIEKTEALQTGHFQLASGLHASRFFRCIKLLRYPQAAEIIFAEIAHRFANENIDYVLGANEAGSILAFEVAKHLGVEVAIACEKSGTYKLIEGFAFPVGARVLVVDDITTTGGTAKQLLAIARQASAEPVGVGLVATKGLFNIDLSCRTEVLISLQGMDAMSPENCTLCQQQIPLTT; from the coding sequence ATGTCAGAACAAGCGATCGCCCAACTTATTGAAAAGACAGAAGCACTGCAAACCGGACATTTTCAGTTGGCGAGTGGACTTCATGCGTCTCGATTTTTTCGTTGCATCAAACTGTTACGCTACCCCCAAGCTGCTGAGATTATTTTTGCAGAAATCGCTCACCGTTTTGCGAATGAGAACATTGATTATGTTTTAGGTGCAAACGAAGCTGGAAGTATTTTAGCTTTTGAAGTCGCGAAGCATTTAGGAGTAGAAGTTGCGATCGCCTGCGAAAAATCAGGTACTTATAAGTTAATTGAAGGTTTTGCTTTTCCTGTTGGGGCACGAGTTTTAGTCGTCGATGACATCACGACCACCGGAGGTACTGCAAAACAATTGCTCGCGATCGCGCGTCAAGCGAGTGCTGAACCTGTAGGTGTTGGACTCGTTGCAACTAAAGGACTATTTAATATTGATTTATCTTGTCGTACCGAAGTCTTAATTTCACTTCAAGGTATGGATGCAATGTCCCCAGAAAATTGCACTTTGTGTCAGCAGCAAATACCGCTCACTACCTGA
- a CDS encoding amidohydrolase family protein, whose product MADLDNAFTNATLPDREGRWCVGVAEGKIVAVVEGNRLDAQKVWHLDGKLLTPGLVDAHTHLDKALTAESVGDVFAQNGLATAIQAVRQLKSRFTVTDVEQRATQALQWSLAAGTTAIRTNVEADRFVELRAVEGLLNVQRSLAHQIDIQLVAFPQEGWFAVPNTLESGAGSYVEQALQRGIKVIGGNVNQGLWSSSPEAQVDALFDFALRYDCDLDLHLDNWDGVEAFTLPYVAQKTIEHNYQGRVAVSHIASLAYVSNSQAQAAIELVKNAEISVTVLPTRIKLTRVAELLEAGVNVVCGTDNLRDPFVRYGDADLLKALLLLAQLTGYMANRDLERLWQTISDNAAKMLRLPYGIKLGHAADLVVFDAYSISEAILHQATRLAVFKSGQLVAGKMHDQSPNLHNPDVMKSTEVDRVF is encoded by the coding sequence GTGGCAGATCTAGATAACGCGTTTACTAATGCGACTTTGCCAGATCGTGAGGGGCGATGGTGCGTTGGCGTGGCAGAAGGTAAGATTGTTGCAGTTGTGGAAGGCAATCGCCTTGATGCTCAAAAAGTTTGGCATCTTGATGGCAAACTTCTAACTCCAGGTTTAGTTGATGCACACACGCACCTTGACAAAGCTTTGACCGCCGAGTCTGTAGGAGATGTTTTTGCTCAAAACGGACTAGCGACAGCGATTCAAGCTGTACGACAGTTAAAGTCACGCTTTACAGTTACAGATGTCGAACAGCGCGCCACGCAAGCTTTGCAGTGGAGTCTCGCAGCAGGAACAACCGCAATTCGCACAAATGTGGAAGCGGATAGATTTGTCGAGTTGCGGGCGGTAGAAGGATTGTTGAACGTACAGCGATCGCTGGCGCATCAAATTGATATTCAATTGGTTGCTTTTCCGCAAGAAGGATGGTTTGCAGTTCCCAATACACTAGAGTCGGGTGCAGGGTCATATGTCGAACAAGCGCTGCAACGTGGTATTAAAGTGATTGGCGGTAATGTCAATCAGGGTTTATGGTCATCGAGTCCCGAAGCGCAAGTTGATGCGTTATTTGATTTTGCACTGCGCTACGACTGCGATCTCGATTTACATCTCGATAACTGGGATGGCGTGGAAGCATTTACACTACCGTATGTCGCGCAGAAAACGATTGAACATAACTATCAAGGGCGAGTTGCAGTTTCACATATTGCTTCGCTGGCGTATGTTTCCAACAGTCAAGCCCAAGCTGCGATTGAACTAGTGAAAAACGCTGAAATTTCAGTCACCGTGCTACCAACGCGGATTAAGTTAACGCGAGTTGCTGAACTTCTCGAAGCAGGAGTCAATGTTGTTTGTGGAACAGATAACTTGCGCGATCCGTTTGTGCGTTATGGCGATGCAGATTTACTTAAAGCTTTATTGTTGCTGGCCCAGCTGACAGGATATATGGCAAATCGAGACTTGGAACGACTATGGCAAACAATTTCAGATAACGCCGCTAAAATGTTACGGTTGCCCTATGGAATTAAACTTGGTCATGCAGCAGATCTAGTTGTTTTCGATGCTTACTCAATTTCTGAAGCAATTCTCCATCAAGCAACACGATTAGCTGTCTTCAAATCTGGTCAACTCGTTGCAGGTAAAATGCACGATCAATCACCAAATTTACACAACCCTGATGTGATGAAGTCCACGGAGGTGGACAGGGTTTTTTAG
- a CDS encoding ABC transporter substrate-binding protein yields MPKLGTKFIALALVAGSAVYLGSCANQTTSQPPTTAQTAVNNPNRELREVRFTLSWLLQAVDAPLAMAIEKGYFAEEGIAVRFDRGYGSADSINKIASGVYDIGEGDMYSMMEFNQKNPNDKLVAVAIKYNRSPFAIVALDNAGISSPQQLEGKRLAAPAGDAARRLWPVFAQATGVNPDSVTWNNVEPRLREALLVQGEFDAISCFNISSLPPLNKLGYGPDRLNTFLYADHGLDLYGNALIVRESFAQQNPELVRAFVSAYLRGLQDTIRNPDEGLAAVMNLSEDGLMDQTQERERLQIALDSLYVSPEVEQNGVGGVDQARLQKTLEQVAEGFGLAQVPTAEEVFNDSFLPPQEQRAIVRIHAWQI; encoded by the coding sequence ATGCCGAAGCTTGGGACAAAATTTATTGCACTTGCATTAGTTGCCGGATCAGCAGTATATCTTGGTAGCTGCGCTAATCAAACAACGTCTCAGCCTCCGACAACAGCACAAACAGCAGTCAATAATCCAAATCGCGAGTTACGCGAGGTGCGCTTTACCTTATCTTGGTTATTGCAAGCAGTTGACGCACCATTAGCAATGGCAATAGAGAAGGGATACTTTGCTGAAGAGGGAATTGCAGTCAGATTTGATCGGGGTTATGGATCGGCAGACTCAATTAACAAGATTGCCAGCGGTGTCTATGACATCGGAGAAGGTGATATGTACTCTATGATGGAGTTCAACCAAAAGAACCCAAACGATAAATTGGTTGCTGTAGCAATAAAGTATAACCGTTCGCCGTTTGCAATCGTCGCTCTTGATAATGCTGGAATTTCCTCTCCCCAACAACTTGAAGGCAAGCGATTAGCAGCCCCTGCGGGTGATGCGGCAAGGCGGCTTTGGCCTGTTTTTGCTCAAGCAACAGGAGTTAATCCCGATTCTGTCACTTGGAATAATGTTGAGCCAAGACTACGCGAAGCACTTTTGGTTCAAGGAGAATTTGATGCAATTTCTTGTTTCAACATTTCAAGTTTACCACCTTTAAATAAGCTAGGTTATGGTCCTGATCGCCTCAATACTTTTCTTTATGCGGATCATGGTTTGGATCTTTACGGTAATGCATTGATTGTGCGCGAATCTTTTGCGCAGCAAAATCCAGAATTAGTGAGGGCATTTGTCAGTGCGTATCTGCGCGGCTTACAAGATACGATTAGAAATCCTGATGAAGGTTTAGCTGCGGTGATGAATCTCAGCGAAGATGGATTGATGGATCAAACACAAGAACGCGAACGACTGCAAATTGCTTTAGATTCGCTGTATGTTAGTCCAGAAGTAGAGCAAAATGGTGTGGGTGGTGTCGATCAAGCACGATTGCAAAAAACGCTAGAACAAGTTGCAGAAGGCTTTGGTTTGGCTCAAGTTCCGACAGCAGAAGAAGTATTTAATGACAGCTTTTTACCACCTCAAGAACAAAGAGCAATTGTAAGGATACATGCGTGGCAGATCTAG
- a CDS encoding GntR family transcriptional regulator — protein sequence MIAKLHFPTITGIPRTTQASVTDYLRKAILSGELPAGTRLVQAELSQVLNVSVTPIREALRELSTQGLVDLDAFRGAVVHAPTLAELEEIFEIRRALLPLSIQRGVHAITVQEIEQAELLLAQMEVEGDRPRWVELNRQFHDLLYQADRSLHLKTLLQRLSDIAAIYINLSFAERPLQKESAEKEHRELLEAYRSKDAARAINISLNHINSTLEAARKVLQSHQ from the coding sequence TTGATCGCAAAGCTACACTTTCCAACCATCACAGGAATTCCACGCACGACGCAAGCGAGTGTTACAGATTATTTACGAAAAGCAATTCTTTCGGGAGAGTTACCTGCGGGTACTCGTCTTGTGCAAGCAGAATTATCGCAAGTACTTAATGTGAGTGTTACTCCGATCCGCGAAGCACTCCGCGAACTGAGTACGCAAGGTTTAGTTGACTTAGATGCCTTTCGCGGTGCTGTAGTGCACGCGCCAACGCTGGCAGAATTAGAAGAAATCTTTGAGATTCGTAGGGCGTTGCTACCATTAAGTATTCAAAGAGGAGTACATGCGATTACCGTGCAAGAGATCGAGCAAGCTGAACTCTTGTTAGCACAAATGGAAGTAGAAGGCGATCGCCCGCGATGGGTAGAACTAAATCGCCAATTTCACGATTTGCTGTATCAAGCAGACCGCAGTTTGCATTTAAAAACTTTACTACAACGTCTATCAGATATTGCAGCGATTTATATCAATTTATCTTTTGCCGAAAGACCATTACAAAAAGAATCAGCCGAGAAAGAACACCGCGAACTTTTAGAAGCATATCGTAGTAAAGATGCGGCGCGGGCGATAAATATATCTCTCAATCACATCAATTCAACGTTAGAAGCCGCACGAAAAGTTTTACAAAGTCACCAATAA
- a CDS encoding ring-opening amidohydrolase gives MNTSTSQQWIDVGVFRLPMSAPEDVSGLQHLLETQQIQAADIVAIIAQTEGTGYARGYASLCLQLLLSQYLQISVEDVFHRIPMMMIGLCGGLMSPHYTIFTRKAVAAPSAPPQEKRLAVGIADTRVLLPEEYGTMTQVELVAEAVEAAIAQAGISSLNDVHCVEIKCPAMTLARLQDAEKRRVKVVNTNLNQASSMAKGACALGIGLALKEIPQEKLDDRAINSNHALYTNRGSVSAGGEQSACRVLVMGNSEFSASRYRVGSGVMQDQLDTTGVYAALKSAGLNCQIPLTTDQQNKITQVFVNCGADAVTAVGNRRHTMHSDFLAGYTGIMAKAVANAIVASVVGDTMILASAGNEHQGARGSNLVAAIVDAGTMQCLAH, from the coding sequence ATGAACACTTCGACTTCGCAACAGTGGATTGATGTTGGCGTCTTTCGCTTACCAATGTCTGCACCAGAAGATGTGAGTGGCTTACAACATCTTTTAGAAACACAGCAAATTCAAGCCGCAGATATTGTAGCGATTATTGCCCAAACCGAAGGTACAGGATACGCACGCGGTTATGCATCTTTGTGTCTGCAACTATTGCTGTCGCAGTATCTGCAAATTTCTGTGGAAGATGTTTTCCACCGCATTCCGATGATGATGATTGGGTTATGTGGTGGCTTGATGAGTCCGCATTATACGATATTTACACGCAAAGCAGTTGCTGCACCTTCCGCACCTCCTCAAGAAAAACGATTAGCTGTAGGAATAGCAGATACTCGCGTGTTGCTACCTGAAGAATACGGCACCATGACGCAAGTCGAGTTAGTAGCCGAAGCCGTAGAAGCCGCGATCGCCCAAGCCGGAATAAGTTCGTTAAACGACGTTCATTGCGTTGAAATCAAGTGTCCCGCGATGACTTTAGCGCGGCTACAAGATGCTGAAAAGCGTAGGGTGAAGGTTGTGAATACTAATCTCAATCAAGCAAGTTCAATGGCAAAGGGTGCGTGTGCGTTGGGTATTGGTTTGGCTTTAAAAGAAATACCTCAAGAAAAACTAGACGATCGCGCGATTAACTCAAATCACGCACTCTACACAAATCGTGGTTCGGTTTCTGCTGGCGGAGAACAATCGGCGTGTCGCGTTTTAGTGATGGGTAACTCAGAGTTTTCCGCAAGTCGCTATCGCGTCGGAAGTGGAGTAATGCAGGATCAGTTGGATACAACTGGGGTATATGCAGCATTGAAATCCGCAGGGTTAAATTGTCAGATTCCGCTAACAACAGATCAACAAAACAAGATTACGCAAGTCTTTGTGAACTGTGGTGCAGATGCAGTAACTGCGGTGGGCAATCGCCGTCATACAATGCACAGTGATTTTCTAGCAGGCTATACCGGAATTATGGCAAAAGCGGTAGCAAATGCGATCGTTGCTTCGGTAGTTGGCGATACGATGATTCTGGCGTCGGCGGGGAACGAACATCAAGGTGCGCGAGGTAGTAATTTGGTGGCAGCGATCGTTGATGCAGGAACAATGCAGTGCCTTGCCCATTAA
- a CDS encoding GlcG/HbpS family heme-binding protein produces the protein MYLRQTRELTHQGAMVVLQGAIAKAEEMGVPQCIAIVDTGGNLLAFVRMDGAKILSQISATQKAVTAVSSRVPTGGVAQDVEIKLALATAGQLTNLKGGVPITINEQIVGAIGVGSGTGQQDVEVALAGIAALQALM, from the coding sequence ATGTATTTGCGTCAAACACGCGAGTTAACTCATCAAGGGGCGATGGTGGTATTGCAAGGGGCGATCGCCAAAGCTGAAGAAATGGGCGTACCGCAGTGTATTGCGATTGTGGATACTGGGGGAAATTTATTGGCGTTTGTGCGGATGGATGGCGCGAAGATTTTGAGTCAAATTTCGGCAACGCAAAAAGCCGTGACGGCAGTTTCTTCGCGAGTACCGACAGGGGGAGTTGCACAAGATGTCGAAATCAAACTGGCATTGGCAACGGCGGGACAGTTAACGAATCTAAAAGGTGGAGTTCCCATTACAATCAATGAGCAAATCGTTGGGGCAATCGGTGTGGGTTCGGGGACTGGACAACAAGATGTCGAAGTCGCTTTAGCTGGTATCGCTGCGTTACAGGCGCTCATGTAA
- a CDS encoding ring-opening amidohydrolase — MKVEVYKIPQNSPDDLSQLDALIHSGKIDPNKIVAILGKTEGNGCVNDFTRGFAIQTLKTYLRDKVNLEVAQRIVYMMSGGTEGVLSPHLNIFTRDEQEGVQRWGLAIGIRRTRDFLPTEIGTLAMVEEVAAGVEAAITDAKLNKSDVHFVQIKCPLIVSTQQVKASNSYQSMAYSRGASALGVAVAMGEIDLEQITATDICANYALYSRVASTSAGVELRNCEIIVLGNSHQSTSSFVIGHSVMQHALDREAICQAVSSTNQPIERIVNIFAKAEADPSGFILGRRHTMLDDSDINHTRMARAVVGTIAASVVQDPMVYVSGGSEHQGPPGGGPVAAIAFCGHD, encoded by the coding sequence ATGAAAGTAGAAGTTTACAAAATTCCGCAAAATAGTCCTGATGACTTATCGCAACTTGATGCTTTGATTCATAGCGGTAAGATCGATCCGAATAAAATTGTGGCAATTCTTGGTAAAACCGAGGGTAACGGTTGCGTTAATGATTTTACACGCGGGTTTGCAATCCAAACGCTGAAAACTTATCTACGCGACAAAGTGAATCTTGAAGTTGCACAACGCATTGTTTATATGATGTCGGGTGGTACTGAGGGAGTTTTGAGTCCGCACCTGAATATTTTTACACGAGACGAGCAAGAAGGAGTGCAACGCTGGGGGCTAGCAATTGGAATTAGGCGGACACGGGACTTTTTACCAACCGAGATTGGTACGCTTGCAATGGTCGAGGAAGTGGCAGCAGGAGTAGAAGCGGCGATCACAGATGCAAAATTAAATAAATCAGATGTTCATTTTGTGCAAATTAAATGCCCGTTGATCGTTTCCACGCAACAGGTTAAAGCAAGTAACAGCTATCAATCGATGGCATATTCGCGCGGGGCGTCTGCCTTAGGCGTGGCTGTGGCGATGGGGGAGATTGATCTTGAGCAAATAACAGCAACGGATATTTGTGCAAACTATGCTTTGTATTCTAGAGTTGCTTCGACTTCAGCAGGAGTGGAGTTGCGTAACTGTGAAATTATCGTATTGGGTAACTCTCACCAATCAACAAGCAGCTTTGTCATTGGACACAGTGTCATGCAACACGCGTTGGATCGCGAGGCAATTTGTCAAGCAGTAAGTAGTACAAACCAACCGATAGAACGTATTGTCAATATATTTGCTAAAGCTGAGGCTGATCCTTCGGGATTTATTTTAGGACGCCGACACACGATGTTAGACGATTCAGATATCAACCATACCCGCATGGCAAGGGCAGTTGTTGGGACGATTGCGGCTTCTGTGGTGCAAGACCCTATGGTATATGTTTCCGGTGGAAGCGAACATCAAGGTCCTCCTGGTGGTGGTCCTGTCGCGGCGATCGCATTTTGTGGACACGATTAG